From Brochothrix thermosphacta DSM 20171 = FSL F6-1036, a single genomic window includes:
- a CDS encoding lytic transglycosylase domain-containing protein, which produces MTLMKRVVRAFGFLLFTVVFVTLLFGSFWQSQAIKIKGHIPKQYIETYKAAGKEYNIDWQLLAAVHRVETNFSRSKSMVSNAGAIGPMQFLPLTWVGWNYPGKNNEVTEKDLTDVKIIAKYGGYGVDGDGDGIADPMNAVDAIYSTANYLNKTKASIDRKHLKKAIFDYNHSDIYVRDILYYQDIYKELYK; this is translated from the coding sequence ATGACACTTATGAAAAGGGTTGTGCGCGCTTTTGGATTTCTCTTGTTTACAGTTGTGTTTGTTACGTTACTCTTCGGAAGTTTCTGGCAATCACAAGCAATAAAAATCAAAGGTCACATTCCTAAACAATATATTGAAACATATAAAGCCGCTGGAAAAGAGTACAACATCGATTGGCAGCTACTAGCAGCAGTACATCGGGTTGAAACGAACTTCTCGCGTTCAAAATCAATGGTATCCAATGCTGGAGCAATTGGACCCATGCAGTTTTTACCATTAACTTGGGTAGGATGGAACTATCCAGGGAAAAATAACGAAGTCACGGAGAAAGACCTGACAGATGTTAAAATAATCGCTAAATATGGCGGTTATGGTGTTGATGGAGACGGTGATGGTATCGCTGATCCAATGAATGCCGTGGATGCTATTTATAGTACAGCAAACTATCTGAATAAAACAAAAGCCAGCATCGATCGTAAACATCTAAAAAAAGCGATCTTTGATTATAACCACTCTGACATCTATGTCCGTGACATTTTATACTATCAAGACATCTATAAGGAATTGTATAAGTAA
- a CDS encoding DEAD/DEAH box helicase, translated as MLSITHMRQDKEHDMIMATVKDTRVSYIVSAFHLNEKDPTYRCECREYESDPKTGCVHINKVIDELVQQKVIKPRPKNTTVSLINDFASDLAEDTYHYDFEKTERTPYELTYMLMPLFVSEADRKIAISLQIGKVGQTHYVIKDIRAFLKAWENDTYYIVNPRLTIDFKDILFSKAHQQILTDLSELARMARIYDTNDWSRTYAEEKQLTLTSEMMVRILKQMPMQLASFTYQDVSYPVQGFYENTKVPITLNHQFVEEGISFDFQEFEQLLLFEQEQLVFFDGSFYHFSEHTIKPFTIIKKWLKKTEETVHFVLQEDYSNFFSYILTSLEKITLIQLPEFEEMEVVHHPIHTVIEIAVIDNEHRLQVTHYYNDFGYDPFFDRWTPELSGEALFIRDTYAEHAVMRILEQAPLHVKKNTVLVSAKASERYVFYKYIVPLLREHAEIVMDESLENIITEMPVETYFNEDSQDGYVNFSVQFKDFEGDHSKSLIEHILEGELVYEDEEGRLISLESEEALALHALLRKMRIKPADWQQNQLRLSIYRALPLMQNRETQIHITDQLHDLMILMQSGDWDLEKVSEKLTGGTLQPHQIEGYSWLSLLSQYGLNGILADEMGLGKTIQTIAYICSLLDKYESFEPTLIVCPSSVVYNWQNEWSKFAPEIKAQIIDGNKVKRQEAIAEMKENQIYITSYAMLREDLQEYRQHHLGCFVLDEAQSLKNSRSLISQAAKHVKAKHKVALSGTPIENRSDDLWALFQIILPGYLPVLTQFKKLPPAEVKKLTAPFILRRLKQDILSDLPSLNETNLSIDLNSEQKRIYMQVINSLRVSLEEDKSEPQQRMQILAALTRLRQICDDPRLILEDYQGGSAKLDELLRIVTETAAEDKQMLIFSQFASMLPLIGQELEKLGIPYFLLDGKTNASKRMEMATAFNNSERTVFLISLKAGGTGLNLTGASRVILYDLWWNPAVEQQAAARAHRIGQTKDVDVVRIISKGTIEENIRDLQQSKLSLVDQILPSNEQKANININELKQLLFNTDKLS; from the coding sequence ATGCTATCAATAACTCATATGCGTCAAGACAAAGAGCATGACATGATTATGGCCACAGTCAAAGATACACGGGTGAGCTATATTGTTTCTGCGTTTCACTTAAATGAAAAAGACCCCACTTATCGTTGTGAATGCCGTGAATACGAATCTGACCCTAAAACAGGATGTGTGCATATCAATAAAGTCATTGACGAACTCGTACAGCAAAAAGTAATTAAACCAAGACCTAAAAATACCACTGTTTCACTGATTAATGATTTTGCCTCGGATTTAGCAGAGGACACTTACCATTACGATTTCGAAAAAACAGAACGTACACCCTATGAGCTGACTTATATGTTGATGCCGCTGTTTGTATCGGAAGCGGATCGTAAAATCGCTATCTCTTTACAGATTGGTAAAGTCGGTCAAACACATTATGTGATAAAAGATATTCGTGCATTTTTAAAAGCTTGGGAAAACGATACCTATTACATAGTTAACCCTCGTCTAACAATCGATTTTAAAGATATTTTGTTTTCGAAGGCACACCAACAAATTTTAACTGATCTAAGTGAGCTAGCAAGAATGGCGCGAATATATGATACGAACGATTGGTCACGTACCTATGCTGAAGAGAAACAATTAACGTTAACGAGTGAAATGATGGTAAGGATACTAAAACAAATGCCGATGCAGTTAGCCTCTTTCACTTATCAAGATGTTAGTTATCCTGTTCAAGGGTTTTATGAGAATACAAAAGTGCCAATCACTTTGAATCATCAATTTGTTGAAGAAGGCATCTCTTTTGATTTTCAAGAATTTGAGCAATTATTACTGTTCGAACAAGAACAACTTGTCTTTTTTGATGGCTCATTTTATCACTTTTCAGAACATACGATTAAGCCGTTCACAATCATTAAAAAGTGGTTGAAAAAAACGGAAGAAACGGTCCATTTTGTTCTGCAAGAAGATTATTCAAACTTCTTTTCTTATATTTTGACAAGTTTAGAAAAAATCACCTTAATTCAGTTGCCAGAATTCGAAGAGATGGAAGTTGTACATCATCCTATTCATACCGTCATTGAAATTGCGGTAATCGATAACGAGCATCGTTTACAAGTCACTCATTATTATAATGACTTTGGTTACGATCCCTTTTTTGATCGTTGGACGCCAGAATTAAGCGGCGAAGCATTATTTATTCGTGATACGTATGCAGAGCATGCTGTTATGCGAATTCTTGAACAAGCCCCCTTACACGTGAAAAAAAATACTGTATTGGTCAGCGCGAAAGCAAGTGAGCGATATGTATTCTATAAATATATCGTGCCTCTGTTAAGAGAGCACGCTGAAATCGTCATGGATGAATCGTTAGAAAATATCATTACAGAAATGCCTGTAGAGACTTATTTTAATGAAGATTCACAAGATGGTTATGTCAATTTCTCAGTGCAATTTAAAGACTTTGAAGGAGATCATTCTAAATCATTAATTGAACATATACTTGAAGGTGAGCTAGTGTATGAAGATGAAGAAGGGCGTTTAATCTCTTTAGAATCAGAAGAAGCATTAGCGCTTCACGCTTTGTTGCGTAAGATGCGAATTAAACCAGCAGATTGGCAACAAAACCAATTACGTTTATCTATCTATCGTGCGTTGCCACTAATGCAAAACCGCGAAACACAAATTCATATTACTGACCAATTACACGACTTGATGATCCTGATGCAATCAGGTGATTGGGACTTAGAAAAAGTCAGTGAAAAACTAACGGGCGGTACGCTACAACCTCATCAAATTGAAGGTTATAGTTGGTTAAGTCTACTTTCTCAGTATGGGTTAAATGGTATTTTAGCGGATGAAATGGGTCTCGGTAAAACAATTCAAACAATTGCTTATATTTGTAGTCTATTAGACAAATACGAGTCCTTTGAACCAACGTTGATTGTTTGTCCATCATCAGTTGTTTACAACTGGCAAAATGAGTGGAGTAAGTTTGCTCCTGAAATTAAAGCTCAAATTATCGATGGTAACAAAGTAAAACGTCAAGAAGCTATCGCTGAAATGAAAGAGAATCAAATTTACATTACAAGTTATGCGATGTTGCGTGAAGATTTACAAGAATATCGTCAACATCATCTGGGTTGTTTTGTACTCGATGAAGCTCAATCATTGAAAAATTCACGTTCACTTATTTCGCAAGCCGCTAAACACGTTAAAGCGAAACATAAAGTCGCGTTAAGTGGTACGCCGATTGAAAATAGAAGTGACGATTTATGGGCGTTATTCCAGATTATTTTACCTGGCTACTTACCAGTCTTAACACAATTTAAAAAATTGCCACCAGCCGAAGTGAAAAAATTAACAGCACCATTTATTTTACGTCGACTGAAACAAGATATTCTCTCAGATTTGCCTAGTTTGAATGAAACGAATTTATCGATTGATTTAAACTCTGAGCAAAAACGAATCTACATGCAAGTTATTAATAGTTTGCGCGTATCGCTTGAAGAAGATAAAAGCGAGCCACAACAACGAATGCAGATATTAGCAGCGTTGACTCGTTTACGCCAAATTTGTGATGACCCACGATTGATTTTAGAAGATTATCAAGGAGGCTCGGCGAAGTTAGATGAACTGTTACGAATAGTGACTGAAACTGCCGCTGAAGATAAACAGATGCTGATCTTTTCACAATTTGCTTCAATGCTACCACTGATTGGACAAGAACTTGAAAAATTAGGCATTCCTTATTTCCTATTAGATGGAAAAACAAACGCTTCAAAACGAATGGAAATGGCAACGGCATTCAACAATAGTGAACGTACCGTCTTTCTAATTTCGCTTAAAGCCGGAGGAACAGGACTTAACTTAACCGGTGCATCCCGCGTTATTCTCTATGATTTATGGTGGAATCCCGCAGTTGAACAACAAGCAGCAGCGCGTGCGCATCGAATTGGTCAAACAAAAGATGTAGATGTGGTTCGAATTATCTCGAAAGGTACGATTGAAGAAAATATTCGTGATTTACAACAATCAAAACTATCATTAGTTGATCAAATCCTACCATCGAATGAACAAAAAGCAAATATAAACATTAATGAGTTAAAACAATTACTTTTTAATACCGATAAATTATCATGA
- a CDS encoding GNAT family N-acetyltransferase has translation MMRNAQKEDAKQIAPLLSVILRDIELPVFAQYKSDEELNNKIIPIIEGEESRYSYKNFYVYEQAGTILGFLCGYSGSDAARLDEPFKQYNASFNLPPDEVLFPDVETFPGEWYIDALVTSSEARGKGIGSALLNYANEVAAEAGETRIGLNCDQHNPKAGALYERVGFKTDGTLKIGDHMYNRMFRILPLRDDK, from the coding sequence ATGATGAGAAATGCCCAAAAAGAAGATGCAAAACAAATAGCACCTTTACTCTCTGTTATTTTAAGAGATATCGAGTTGCCAGTATTTGCACAATATAAGTCTGATGAAGAACTTAATAATAAAATAATTCCCATTATTGAAGGTGAAGAATCACGTTATAGTTATAAAAACTTTTATGTGTATGAACAAGCAGGTACTATCTTAGGCTTTTTATGTGGTTATTCTGGCAGTGATGCCGCACGTTTAGATGAACCATTTAAGCAGTATAATGCTTCATTTAATCTTCCACCCGACGAGGTGCTTTTCCCGGATGTTGAAACGTTTCCTGGCGAATGGTACATCGATGCGTTAGTTACCTCCTCTGAGGCTCGCGGTAAAGGGATTGGTTCTGCATTGCTGAATTATGCCAATGAAGTGGCAGCCGAAGCGGGTGAAACGCGTATAGGTCTTAATTGTGATCAGCACAATCCTAAAGCAGGTGCCCTATATGAGCGTGTCGGTTTTAAAACAGACGGTACTTTAAAGATTGGCGATCATATGTATAATAGAATGTTTCGAATATTACCATTAAGGGATGATAAATAA